In one window of Falco cherrug isolate bFalChe1 chromosome 10, bFalChe1.pri, whole genome shotgun sequence DNA:
- the PRELID3B gene encoding PRELI domain containing protein 3B, with protein sequence MKIWTSEHVFDHPWETVTTAAMQKYPNPMNPSVVGVDVLDRHVDPSGKLHSHRLLSTEWGIPSIVKSLIGTCRTKTYVQEHSVVDPVKKTMELKSSNISFTNLVSVDERLVYKPHPHEPDKTILTQEAIISVKGVSLSSYLEGLMANTISSNANKGREALEWVINRLNAEIEEFTASARGTMRNSMAAAAFVEK encoded by the exons atgaAGATCTGGACCTCGGAGCACGTATTCGA TCACCCCTGGGAAACGGTAACGACGGCTGCCATGCAGAAATACCCGAACCCCATGAACCCCAGCGTGGTGGGAGTCGATGTCCTGGACCGGCACGTAGACCCCAGCGGGAAGCTGCACAGCCACAGGCTGCTCAGCACGGAGTGGGGAATACCCTCCATCGTGAAATCG CTCATTGGCACGTGCAGAACAAAGACATATGTTCAGGAGCACTCCGTTGTTGACCCAGTGAAAAAAACAATGGAGCTTAAATCCAGTAAT ATTTCATTTACAAACCTAGTGTCAGTAGATGAGAGGCTTGTCTATAAACCACACCCTCACGAACCAGACAA AACCATTTTGACACAAGAAGCAATAATATCTGTAAAAGGTGTCAGTCTCAGCAGTTACCTAGAAGGGCTAATGGCAAACACAATTTCTTCCAATGCTAATAAA GGCCGTGAAGCATTGGAATGGGTAATTAATAGACTGAATGCTGAAATTGAAGAGTTCACAGCTTCAGCAAGAGGAACCATGAGGAATtcaatggcagcagcagcatttgtaGAGAAATGA